Proteins from one Pseudomonas sp. KBS0710 genomic window:
- the praB gene encoding alkane oxidation protein activator PraB — MQSLRKTALLGSMIVALGVVSSAVCAAGFSPPGPFSSTNASVVLKSPATFQGAMTCGLSLSGTIDANGVATINSVIPAGNALCALFKPVDLPWTVNLSSTSQGVINNVGFTMRNLWGTDTTHCGPTNVVASWDNASHVLSSVNQAMAGNCTLVSLNATLTGSITTNP; from the coding sequence ATGCAAAGCCTTAGAAAAACAGCCCTCCTGGGTTCAATGATAGTCGCCCTGGGCGTGGTTTCATCGGCAGTGTGCGCGGCAGGTTTCAGCCCGCCGGGTCCGTTCAGCAGTACCAATGCCAGTGTTGTATTGAAATCACCGGCCACCTTCCAAGGGGCCATGACGTGCGGTTTGAGTCTCTCGGGAACAATTGACGCCAATGGCGTTGCCACTATCAACAGCGTCATCCCGGCCGGCAATGCGCTCTGCGCCTTATTTAAACCTGTCGACTTACCGTGGACCGTGAACCTGAGCAGCACCAGCCAAGGTGTCATCAACAATGTGGGGTTCACCATGCGCAACCTGTGGGGGACTGACACTACCCACTGCGGTCCCACCAATGTTGTGGCCTCCTGGGACAACGCATCGCATGTGTTGAGCAGCGTCAATCAAGCCATGGCTGGCAACTGCACGCTGGTGTCGTTGAACGCCACGCTGACCGGTTCGATTACTACCAATCCCTGA
- the praB gene encoding alkane oxidation protein activator PraB has translation MKSLKTLVCATSFALCFGAASMASAASITPDGPFSTNPGTIVVKSPSSFGAAVTCGITFTGNVSGGVASINGATLTGGGLCSLPTLTNLPWVLTAATGTTGTVTNVGYKITSIPATNCGPTPIAVAWTPGTKTLSAANQSLSGNCTVVSLSVVAPTLSVNP, from the coding sequence ATGAAAAGCTTGAAAACCCTCGTTTGTGCAACTTCTTTTGCTCTGTGCTTTGGCGCGGCTTCGATGGCCAGTGCGGCTTCCATCACCCCCGATGGCCCGTTCTCGACTAACCCCGGCACCATCGTGGTGAAGTCGCCTTCGTCCTTCGGTGCTGCGGTGACCTGCGGCATCACCTTTACCGGCAACGTTAGCGGTGGCGTGGCTTCTATCAATGGTGCCACCTTGACCGGTGGCGGCCTGTGCAGTTTGCCTACCCTGACCAACCTGCCTTGGGTGCTCACTGCTGCAACGGGCACCACCGGTACCGTGACCAATGTCGGCTACAAGATCACCTCGATCCCGGCCACCAACTGCGGTCCTACCCCTATCGCTGTGGCATGGACTCCAGGCACCAAGACCCTGTCGGCTGCCAACCAATCGCTGAGCGGCAACTGCACCGTGGTTTCCCTGAGTGTCGTGGCTCCGACGCTGTCGGTTAACCCGTAA
- the praA gene encoding alkane oxidation protein activator PraA: MQSPATFTAHVILAALGLMVYQHAQAARIEPAGSAFTAQGPISFSKGALISADCTIKVAGKVAADGTSVNVDKVEFDGGLKCSRVEAINLPWVLTAKDTKSGSMSNISVDVHAFGLGGKCGPSIANGTWDNATGKLEAANVPIGEDCKIKTVSIKMPPTFKVVE; the protein is encoded by the coding sequence ATGCAAAGCCCTGCCACCTTTACTGCCCATGTCATCCTGGCCGCATTGGGCCTGATGGTTTACCAACACGCCCAGGCTGCGCGTATCGAGCCGGCCGGCAGCGCCTTTACGGCCCAAGGCCCGATCAGCTTTTCCAAGGGCGCGCTGATCAGCGCCGACTGCACCATCAAGGTGGCCGGCAAGGTCGCGGCCGATGGCACGTCGGTGAATGTCGACAAAGTTGAATTCGACGGCGGCCTTAAATGCAGCCGTGTCGAGGCCATCAACTTACCCTGGGTGTTAACTGCCAAAGACACTAAAAGCGGCTCGATGTCGAACATCAGCGTGGATGTGCATGCCTTCGGTTTAGGCGGCAAGTGCGGCCCGTCCATTGCCAACGGTACCTGGGATAACGCCACCGGCAAGTTGGAAGCCGCCAATGTACCGATTGGCGAAGACTGCAAGATCAAGACGGTGTCGATCAAGATGCCGCCCACCTTCAAAGTGGTCGAATAA